Proteins encoded by one window of Emticicia oligotrophica DSM 17448:
- a CDS encoding TatD family hydrolase — MCQKHADISQNPSHFEGSAEELETSKNVQANYADYTKGMKFFDPHIHMTSRTTDDYTALIDAGVVAIIEPAFWLGQPRTGLASFKDYFSSLVGWERFRSSQFGIKHYCTIGLNSREANNEPLAEQVMEILPLFLYKEGVVGVGEIGFDDQTAAEEKFYRLQLELAKEANLPVQVHTPHRDKKKGTELSMAIALEHGIDPSMVIIDHNNEETVESVLEKGFWAAFTIYPFTKMGNERMVEIVKKYGSERIMVNSAADWGISDPLAVPKTAALMKIKGVSDEDIRLVTYQNAIDAFAQSGQINVADFETPQVIDQSLKFNGNTVLRGGQIPRIDKNSLIIS; from the coding sequence ATGTGTCAGAAACACGCAGATATATCGCAGAACCCTTCGCATTTTGAAGGTAGTGCAGAAGAGCTTGAAACATCTAAAAACGTTCAGGCCAATTATGCTGATTATACCAAAGGGATGAAGTTTTTCGACCCACACATTCACATGACCTCACGCACAACCGACGATTATACAGCCTTAATTGATGCGGGAGTAGTGGCAATTATCGAACCAGCTTTTTGGTTGGGGCAACCTCGTACGGGCCTAGCCTCATTCAAGGATTATTTTAGTAGTTTAGTAGGTTGGGAACGCTTTCGTTCATCTCAATTTGGTATCAAACATTACTGTACTATTGGTTTAAATTCTCGTGAGGCAAATAATGAGCCTTTGGCTGAGCAGGTAATGGAAATTTTACCCTTATTTTTGTATAAAGAAGGAGTAGTTGGTGTAGGAGAAATTGGATTTGACGACCAAACTGCCGCTGAGGAGAAATTTTATCGCCTACAACTCGAACTGGCTAAGGAAGCCAATTTACCAGTACAAGTACACACGCCTCACCGCGATAAAAAGAAAGGTACTGAACTAAGTATGGCGATTGCCCTTGAGCATGGCATCGACCCAAGTATGGTGATTATTGACCATAACAACGAAGAAACTGTTGAAAGTGTATTAGAAAAAGGCTTTTGGGCAGCATTTACCATTTATCCTTTTACCAAAATGGGGAACGAACGTATGGTAGAAATTGTAAAGAAATATGGTTCGGAGAGAATCATGGTCAATTCTGCGGCTGACTGGGGAATTAGCGACCCACTGGCTGTGCCAAAAACCGCCGCATTAATGAAAATTAAGGGTGTCTCTGATGAAGATATTCGTTTGGTAACTTATCAAAATGCCATTGATGCCTTTGCACAAAGTGGACAAATCAATGTAGCTGATTTTGAAACACCACAGGTAATTGACCAAAGCCTGAAATTTAATGGAAATACGGTTTTACGTGGTGGACAAATTCCAAGAATTGATAAAAATTCATTGATAATTAGTTAA
- the eboC gene encoding UbiA-like protein EboC (EboC, a homolog the polyprenyltransferase UbiA, belongs to system of proteins involved in the trafficking of precursor metabolites to an extracytoplasmic compartment so that the biosynthesis of certain natural products, such as scytonemin, can be completed.) produces the protein MNLKAYLQLTRPANVITAIADILAGISIACFSVNFEEIPLQNVFFLCISTIGLYAGGIVFNDIFDLELDKIERPERVIPSGRVSKNNALIFGVLLLLIGVLAALGNSFTSANIAVLVAASALIYDKYGKHHSFFGPINMGLCRGGNLILGMSIIDSAIGEWWWIGLLPVCYIAAITMISRGEVHGGNKSTLYFAAFLYVLVSTFQLIISFNLGNLLITSGFVILHIYLIFKPLITAITNPIGPNIGKAVKAGVLSLIVMDAAWVSVSGNIILALAVLCLLPISIQLAKIFAVT, from the coding sequence TTGAACCTAAAGGCCTACTTACAACTCACTCGCCCTGCCAATGTCATCACGGCTATTGCTGATATTTTGGCGGGTATTTCGATTGCTTGTTTTTCAGTAAATTTTGAAGAAATCCCTCTTCAAAATGTATTTTTTTTGTGTATTTCTACGATTGGGCTTTATGCTGGGGGTATTGTTTTTAACGATATTTTTGATTTAGAATTAGATAAAATCGAACGCCCCGAAAGAGTAATTCCAAGCGGAAGAGTAAGTAAAAACAATGCACTTATCTTTGGTGTTTTACTATTACTAATAGGCGTTTTAGCAGCATTAGGCAATAGCTTTACGAGTGCAAACATCGCTGTATTAGTAGCAGCTTCTGCTCTAATTTATGATAAATACGGCAAACATCATTCATTTTTCGGGCCTATTAATATGGGCCTTTGCCGAGGAGGTAACCTAATTTTGGGTATGAGCATCATTGATAGTGCCATTGGTGAATGGTGGTGGATTGGTCTTCTGCCAGTATGCTACATCGCTGCTATTACAATGATTAGTCGAGGAGAAGTACACGGAGGCAATAAGAGCACCTTGTATTTTGCCGCATTTTTATACGTCTTGGTTAGCACTTTTCAGTTGATTATCTCTTTTAATTTGGGAAATCTGCTGATTACCTCAGGATTTGTAATTTTGCACATTTATTTGATTTTCAAACCTTTAATTACAGCTATTACTAACCCAATTGGGCCAAATATCGGTAAAGCAGTAAAAGCAGGTGTCTTGTCACTGATAGTAATGGATGCCGCTTGGGTGAGTGTTTCAGGTAACATCATTTTGGCTTTGGCCGTTCTATGCTTACTGCCTATTTCTATCCAGTTGGCAAAGATTTTTGCAGTAACTTAA
- a CDS encoding 3-dehydroquinate synthase, translated as MNVIQQSFQVPFTFNIVFTKDLFSTENHEFSKFLSNFGDNSFQKKILFLIDAGVAEAHPKLQNAIKTYFQGVSNINLVEEILVLPGGEQVKNNTKYLDETLLAINKYGIDRHSFVAAIGGGAFLDMVGYASTIAHRGVKHIRIPTTVLSQNDSGVGVKNGVNFLGKKNFLGTFSPPVAVFNDTNFLTSLSDRDWRSGISEAVKVALIKDLPFFEWLEANALAMANREMNIMHEQIFRSAALHTNHISSGDPFEMGSARPLDFGHWAAHKLEYLTNFEIRHGEAVAIGIALDSIYSKLLGLISQEDVARIITLLKNLGFTLYHEKLGENDKLNLWEGLNEFREHLGGRLTITILEKLGKGREIHEVNFELMKQAVDELKMTLD; from the coding sequence ATGAATGTAATTCAGCAGTCTTTTCAAGTACCATTTACTTTCAATATAGTTTTCACGAAAGACCTTTTTTCGACTGAAAATCATGAGTTTAGTAAGTTTTTATCAAACTTTGGTGATAATAGTTTTCAAAAGAAAATTTTATTTTTGATTGATGCTGGTGTTGCTGAGGCTCACCCTAAACTCCAAAATGCTATCAAAACATACTTTCAAGGAGTAAGCAACATCAATTTAGTAGAAGAAATTTTGGTATTGCCCGGTGGGGAACAAGTGAAGAATAATACAAAATATTTAGACGAAACCCTTTTGGCAATTAATAAATACGGCATCGACCGACATTCTTTTGTAGCAGCCATTGGTGGTGGAGCTTTTTTAGATATGGTTGGCTATGCCTCAACGATTGCCCATAGAGGTGTAAAGCATATACGAATTCCAACTACGGTTCTTTCTCAAAATGATTCTGGGGTGGGTGTAAAAAATGGTGTTAATTTCTTAGGGAAAAAGAATTTTCTCGGTACTTTCTCACCACCTGTTGCGGTATTCAATGACACTAACTTCTTAACAAGTCTCTCTGACCGTGATTGGCGTTCGGGAATTTCAGAAGCCGTAAAAGTGGCTTTAATAAAAGATTTGCCTTTTTTTGAATGGCTTGAAGCAAATGCACTTGCTATGGCTAATCGTGAAATGAATATTATGCACGAACAAATCTTCCGTTCGGCCGCATTACATACTAACCATATTTCGAGCGGAGACCCTTTTGAAATGGGTTCAGCACGTCCGCTTGATTTTGGCCATTGGGCTGCCCACAAATTAGAGTATCTAACGAATTTCGAAATACGTCATGGTGAAGCAGTAGCTATCGGAATTGCACTTGATTCTATCTACTCAAAGCTTTTAGGTTTGATTTCCCAAGAAGATGTGGCTAGAATCATCACTTTACTCAAAAATCTTGGATTTACACTTTATCACGAAAAATTAGGTGAGAATGACAAGTTGAATTTGTGGGAAGGTTTAAATGAGTTTAGAGAACATTTGGGCGGCCGACTAACCATCACGATTTTAGAGAAATTGGGTAAAGGTCGAGAAATTCATGAAGTTAATTTTGAACTCATGAAACAAGCCGTCGATGAATTGAAAATGACGCTAGATTGA
- the eboE gene encoding metabolite traffic protein EboE, with protein MQTPYGHLSYCSNIHPGEDWKEHFSVLQSSIPQIKVSVCPDASMGIGLRLANQASIDLSEKSNFDAFKKWLDDNNCYVFTMNGFPYGGFHNVVVKDKVHAPDWTTQERTDYTIRMFGLLAKLLPENLSEGGISTSPLSYRFWWKTTDALIDATQKATQNMVSVVESLVELKATTGKTLHLDIEPEPDGILENSTEYLDWYNHYLLPIGIKQLSGKGFSEEEATNAIKTHIQLCYDVCHFAVGFEHPQSVIDKLDAQGLKVGKIQISSALKVDFSNDATEKLKVIAQYNEPTYLHQVVAQKKDGSFVKFPDLTEAISGFDENILSWRVHFHVPLFIENYGMLASTRSDIEDTINVHKQKPFTNHLEIETYTWGVLPTEFQAPLNESIIREINWVKGLL; from the coding sequence ATGCAAACACCATACGGGCACCTCAGTTATTGTAGTAACATTCACCCAGGCGAAGACTGGAAGGAGCATTTTTCAGTCTTACAAAGCAGTATTCCTCAAATTAAAGTATCGGTATGTCCAGATGCTTCGATGGGAATTGGACTTCGATTGGCCAATCAAGCAAGCATTGACTTATCGGAAAAATCTAATTTCGATGCTTTCAAAAAATGGCTTGATGATAATAATTGTTACGTCTTCACAATGAACGGGTTTCCATACGGTGGCTTCCACAATGTAGTAGTTAAAGACAAAGTTCACGCTCCCGACTGGACAACCCAAGAACGTACTGATTACACTATCAGAATGTTTGGTTTATTGGCTAAACTCCTTCCCGAGAACCTTTCAGAAGGGGGGATTTCTACTTCGCCACTTTCTTATCGTTTTTGGTGGAAAACAACTGATGCACTGATAGATGCTACTCAAAAAGCTACTCAAAATATGGTTTCTGTGGTAGAATCGCTTGTAGAATTGAAAGCAACTACAGGAAAAACACTACACCTTGATATTGAACCAGAACCTGATGGCATCTTAGAAAATTCTACAGAGTATCTTGATTGGTATAACCACTATCTTTTACCAATAGGAATTAAACAGCTTTCAGGGAAGGGGTTTTCGGAAGAAGAAGCAACGAATGCAATCAAAACTCATATTCAACTTTGCTACGATGTTTGTCATTTTGCAGTTGGATTTGAGCATCCACAATCGGTTATTGACAAACTAGATGCACAAGGATTAAAAGTTGGAAAAATACAAATCAGTTCGGCCTTAAAAGTAGATTTTTCGAATGATGCTACTGAAAAATTAAAGGTTATTGCTCAATACAACGAGCCAACCTACTTACACCAAGTGGTAGCACAGAAAAAAGATGGAAGTTTTGTAAAATTCCCCGACTTAACGGAAGCAATCTCAGGTTTTGATGAAAATATTTTGTCGTGGCGAGTACACTTCCACGTTCCTTTATTCATTGAAAACTATGGAATGTTGGCATCCACTCGAAGCGATATTGAGGATACTATCAATGTTCATAAACAAAAACCTTTTACGAATCATCTCGAAATTGAAACATATACATGGGGAGTTTTACCAACTGAGTTTCAAGCACCACTTAACGAATCAATTATCAGAGAAATTAATTGGGTAAAAGGGCTTTTGTGA
- a CDS encoding alkaline phosphatase family protein: protein MKKTVVIDIVGLSSSVIGEHTPFIQQFINKNKLTHIKPAFPAVTTTAQSYYLTGKTATEHGIVGNGWYDREANEMKFWKQSNKLVHAEKIWEAARQKNSNFTVSKMFWWYNMYSSADFSATPRPQYHSDGKKEPDCYTYPADLRDKLQAKFGTFPLFKFWGPNTSIDCSKWIANAALEVDKENDPTLTLIYLPHLDYCLQKFGVDFNKIAKDLHEIDDLVKELVEYYEAKNANVILLSEYGINNVSNPIHINRILRENGLLSVRVESGHELLDGGASKAFAAADHQIAHIYINDLTQKERIKSILSKVEGIALIMDEAEKQEHNIDHQRAGDLVLMAKADSWFTYYYWFDDKVAPDFARSVDIHNKPGYDPVEMFMNPKNPFIKLRAAYKLARKLLGFRYRMDVIPLDATLIKGSHGTLDIGKEYYPVLISNQKTSDEIAATDVYNVIWNSIFEEK, encoded by the coding sequence ATGAAAAAAACAGTAGTTATAGATATAGTTGGACTTAGCTCAAGTGTTATTGGCGAGCATACGCCATTTATACAGCAGTTTATCAATAAAAATAAACTAACGCACATAAAACCAGCTTTTCCTGCGGTTACTACAACTGCACAAAGCTACTATCTTACAGGTAAAACTGCTACTGAGCACGGAATTGTGGGCAATGGTTGGTATGACCGTGAAGCTAATGAAATGAAGTTTTGGAAGCAATCAAACAAACTTGTTCATGCCGAAAAAATTTGGGAAGCAGCTAGACAAAAAAATTCAAATTTTACTGTTTCTAAGATGTTTTGGTGGTATAATATGTATTCTTCGGCGGATTTTTCGGCTACCCCACGACCACAGTATCATTCTGACGGTAAAAAGGAGCCAGACTGCTATACCTATCCTGCCGATTTACGAGATAAACTTCAAGCCAAATTTGGAACTTTCCCATTGTTTAAATTTTGGGGGCCTAATACCAGCATTGACTGTTCAAAATGGATTGCTAACGCAGCCTTAGAAGTTGATAAAGAAAATGACCCAACGCTTACGCTCATTTACTTGCCACACTTAGATTATTGTTTACAAAAATTTGGCGTAGATTTTAATAAAATCGCTAAAGATCTACACGAAATTGATGATTTAGTGAAGGAATTGGTAGAATATTATGAAGCAAAAAATGCCAATGTCATTCTACTTTCGGAGTATGGAATTAATAATGTGAGTAACCCTATTCACATTAATCGTATTTTAAGAGAAAACGGACTTTTATCGGTCAGAGTTGAAAGTGGTCATGAGTTACTTGATGGTGGAGCATCGAAAGCATTTGCCGCCGCAGACCACCAAATTGCCCATATTTACATCAACGATTTAACTCAAAAAGAGCGAATCAAATCTATTCTATCTAAAGTAGAAGGAATCGCTTTGATAATGGACGAAGCCGAAAAACAAGAGCACAATATTGACCACCAGCGAGCAGGAGATTTGGTTTTAATGGCCAAAGCCGATAGTTGGTTTACATACTATTACTGGTTTGATGATAAAGTTGCTCCTGATTTTGCCCGTAGTGTAGATATTCATAACAAACCCGGTTACGACCCCGTTGAAATGTTTATGAATCCTAAAAATCCGTTCATTAAACTTCGTGCCGCTTATAAATTAGCTCGAAAATTATTAGGATTCCGATATAGAATGGATGTGATTCCACTTGATGCAACTTTAATTAAAGGTTCACATGGTACACTTGATATTGGTAAAGAATATTATCCTGTTTTGATAAGTAATCAAAAAACTTCTGATGAAATTGCGGCAACTGATGTATATAATGTGATTTGGAATAGTATTTTTGAAGAAAAATAA
- a CDS encoding nuclear transport factor 2 family protein, with the protein MNKLFLFLILVGNLTFAQKQETTPESLAQKQLEAYNAHNIDAFVEPYADDVEIYGFPDKLLYKGKETMRKDYGEFFKNTPKLHCELKNRIVQGNTVIDKEYITGAGKTFEAVAIYQVENNKIKKVYFIQ; encoded by the coding sequence ATGAATAAACTATTCTTATTTCTAATCTTAGTTGGAAATTTAACATTTGCTCAGAAACAGGAGACTACGCCTGAGTCATTGGCTCAAAAGCAGTTAGAAGCCTACAATGCTCACAATATTGATGCCTTTGTTGAGCCTTATGCTGATGATGTAGAAATTTATGGTTTCCCTGATAAATTACTCTACAAAGGCAAAGAAACCATGAGAAAAGATTACGGAGAATTCTTTAAAAATACCCCAAAACTTCATTGTGAACTAAAAAATCGCATTGTTCAAGGCAACACAGTAATTGATAAAGAATACATCACGGGTGCGGGTAAAACCTTTGAAGCGGTTGCTATTTATCAAGTAGAAAACAATAAAATTAAAAAGGTTTATTTTATTCAATAA
- a CDS encoding HipA family kinase, with translation MQNLRTVNITRYVTPLREGGSLPAIVEADDGFLYVIKFRGAGQGVKALIAELIGGELARFLGLKMPEMVFAMLDDSFSKTEPDEEIQDLLQASVGQNLGVHYLSGSITFDPVISEVSPLLASQIVWLDCILTNVDRTFRNTNMLMWHKELWLIDHGASLYFHHSCDSWESQAERPFAAIKDHVLLPKASELDSVNQAFKQKLNSEIIREITSLIPDEWLLADTYDETAEDRRAVYTKFIEKRLEISDLLVKEAQNARKSLI, from the coding sequence ATGCAAAATCTCCGAACCGTAAATATTACTCGTTACGTAACACCTTTGCGAGAAGGTGGTTCATTACCAGCCATTGTCGAAGCCGATGATGGCTTTTTATATGTTATCAAATTTCGTGGGGCAGGACAAGGTGTAAAAGCTCTCATTGCTGAATTAATTGGCGGAGAACTGGCTCGTTTTCTAGGTTTGAAAATGCCTGAAATGGTTTTTGCTATGCTCGATGATAGTTTTAGCAAGACAGAGCCAGATGAGGAAATCCAAGATTTACTGCAAGCAAGTGTTGGGCAAAATCTGGGTGTACATTATCTTTCAGGCTCAATAACCTTCGACCCAGTCATTTCGGAAGTTTCTCCCCTACTTGCTTCACAAATTGTTTGGTTAGATTGTATTCTGACAAATGTTGACCGCACTTTCAGGAATACCAATATGCTTATGTGGCACAAAGAATTATGGTTGATTGACCACGGTGCCTCATTGTATTTTCATCATTCATGTGATAGCTGGGAATCACAAGCCGAACGCCCATTCGCTGCCATTAAAGACCATGTTTTGCTTCCCAAAGCCAGTGAACTTGATAGTGTCAATCAGGCTTTCAAGCAAAAACTCAATTCAGAAATTATTAGAGAAATTACCTCTCTAATTCCAGATGAATGGCTATTGGCTGATACTTATGATGAAACTGCCGAAGACCGTCGAGCAGTTTATACCAAATTCATAGAAAAACGTTTAGAAATCTCTGATTTATTAGTAAAAGAAGCCCAAAATGCAAGAAAAAGTCTTATATGA
- a CDS encoding DUF3037 domain-containing protein, which produces MQEKVLYEYAVIRVVPKVEREEFLNVGIILYCAKQHFLKSVFKIDEARIRAFSSNIDCEELNDYLETWQKICSGGKNGGPIGSLAISARFRWLTATRSTIIQTSKVHPGYTQNAEETMNCLFNELVL; this is translated from the coding sequence ATGCAAGAAAAAGTCTTATATGAATACGCTGTCATTCGGGTAGTTCCAAAGGTTGAGAGAGAGGAGTTTCTGAATGTAGGCATCATTTTATACTGTGCCAAGCAGCATTTTTTAAAGTCAGTTTTCAAGATTGATGAAGCACGAATACGTGCATTTTCAAGTAATATTGATTGCGAAGAACTGAATGATTATCTCGAAACTTGGCAAAAAATCTGTAGTGGGGGCAAAAATGGGGGTCCAATTGGGAGCTTGGCAATATCGGCCCGCTTCAGATGGTTGACAGCCACTCGCAGTACGATTATTCAGACCTCAAAAGTACATCCGGGCTACACCCAAAATGCCGAAGAAACGATGAATTGCTTGTTTAATGAATTAGTATTATGA
- a CDS encoding DUF3820 family protein, whose product MNSQVLQDLVKIQMPFGKYKGRFICDLPEYYLIWYHNKGFPAGKLGMLLATMYEIKVNGLEYLLKPLK is encoded by the coding sequence ATGAACTCACAAGTACTACAAGATTTAGTAAAAATTCAGATGCCATTTGGGAAATATAAAGGAAGATTCATTTGTGATTTACCTGAGTATTATTTGATTTGGTATCATAATAAAGGCTTCCCCGCAGGAAAGTTGGGAATGTTATTGGCTACTATGTACGAAATAAAAGTCAATGGATTGGAGTATTTATTAAAACCTTTGAAATAA
- a CDS encoding SDR family oxidoreductase, with the protein MSEIKTALITGGSKGIGYGVAEVLIKEGIKVTITSRTQEAAEKAATELNKIKEGYALGIESDVRNLASQQHAVDTVLKTWGRLDYFIANAGVGHFAPIQSLSVEQWQETIDINLTGVFYSTKASLEALKASKGYFISIASLAGTNFFANGSAYNASKFGLVGYTQAIMLDLRNEGIKVSTIMPGSVATYFNNHEPNEKDAWKIQPEDIGQIVSDLIKMPARTLPSKIEVRPTMPK; encoded by the coding sequence ATGTCTGAAATAAAAACCGCACTCATCACAGGAGGCTCAAAAGGAATTGGCTATGGTGTAGCCGAAGTTTTAATCAAAGAAGGAATAAAGGTAACCATCACAAGCCGTACCCAAGAAGCTGCCGAAAAAGCAGCCACTGAATTAAATAAAATCAAAGAAGGATATGCTTTGGGGATTGAATCAGATGTAAGAAATTTAGCATCTCAGCAGCACGCCGTTGATACTGTTTTAAAAACTTGGGGACGCCTCGACTACTTTATTGCCAATGCAGGCGTTGGACACTTCGCTCCTATTCAATCGCTTTCGGTTGAACAATGGCAAGAAACCATTGACATCAATCTCACAGGTGTATTTTACAGTACTAAAGCTTCTTTAGAAGCACTAAAAGCATCAAAGGGTTATTTCATCAGCATAGCTAGTTTGGCAGGTACCAACTTCTTTGCTAATGGAAGTGCATACAATGCCAGTAAATTTGGATTAGTTGGTTACACCCAAGCCATTATGCTTGATTTAAGAAATGAGGGAATAAAGGTTAGCACAATTATGCCGGGTTCGGTTGCAACTTATTTTAATAATCACGAACCAAACGAGAAAGATGCATGGAAAATCCAGCCAGAAGATATTGGGCAAATAGTATCGGATTTAATTAAGATGCCAGCTCGTACGCTACCAAGCAAAATCGAGGTTCGTCCAACAATGCCGAAGTAA
- a CDS encoding amidohydrolase family protein, whose protein sequence is MKKTYLLALALGLSVSAFAQRTLIHCGTLIDGVSNTPKSQMTIVVEKNRITDVQSGYTAAQANDKVVDLKNRTVTPGWIDMHVHIESETSKDQYLKRMSQNMADIAFEAQKHANTTLMAGFTSVRDLGGSGVNISLRNAITKGLTVGPRIFTSGKTIATTGGHGDPTNGINSSKYTVPDDVTDGVVNSPEEGRQAVRQRYKDGADCIKITATGGVLSVAKNGKGPQFTENEIEAIVSTAKDYGFIVAAHAHGAEGMKRAIRAGVTTIEHGTFMDDEAIELFKKHGTYYVPTIIAGKTVGDSVKVPGYYHPLVVPKAIETSKQIAATFAKAYKAGVKVAFGTDAGVFPHGYNAKEFQYMVEGGMPMMEAIKSATIVNATVLGMKEELGSIEKGKFADIVAVEGDPLQDAKAMMNVAFVMKDGKIYKQK, encoded by the coding sequence ATGAAAAAAACTTACCTTTTGGCTCTTGCCCTTGGCTTGTCGGTTTCGGCTTTTGCTCAACGTACACTCATTCATTGTGGAACGTTGATTGATGGTGTGAGCAATACACCGAAATCACAAATGACAATCGTCGTTGAAAAGAATCGTATAACTGATGTGCAGTCAGGTTATACGGCAGCTCAAGCAAACGACAAAGTAGTAGATTTGAAAAACCGAACAGTTACTCCTGGCTGGATTGATATGCACGTGCATATTGAAAGTGAAACCAGTAAAGACCAATATTTAAAACGTATGAGCCAAAATATGGCTGATATTGCTTTTGAGGCACAAAAACATGCCAATACGACCTTGATGGCAGGTTTTACAAGTGTGCGTGACTTGGGTGGATCGGGCGTAAATATTTCGCTGCGTAATGCTATTACTAAGGGTTTAACTGTTGGTCCAAGAATTTTTACTTCTGGTAAAACAATTGCAACAACTGGTGGGCACGGCGACCCAACTAACGGAATTAATAGTTCAAAATATACCGTACCTGATGATGTTACGGATGGTGTTGTAAACAGCCCAGAAGAAGGCCGTCAGGCAGTTCGTCAACGCTACAAAGATGGTGCTGATTGTATCAAAATTACAGCTACGGGTGGTGTGTTAAGTGTGGCAAAAAATGGTAAAGGACCACAATTTACCGAAAACGAAATCGAAGCAATTGTTTCAACTGCCAAAGATTATGGTTTTATTGTGGCGGCTCATGCTCATGGTGCTGAAGGAATGAAGCGTGCAATTCGTGCTGGTGTAACAACGATTGAGCACGGAACTTTCATGGACGATGAAGCTATTGAATTATTTAAAAAACATGGTACTTATTATGTGCCAACTATAATTGCAGGAAAAACCGTAGGAGATTCGGTGAAAGTACCGGGTTATTATCACCCATTAGTAGTACCTAAAGCAATCGAAACTTCTAAGCAAATTGCTGCTACTTTTGCTAAAGCATATAAAGCTGGTGTAAAAGTTGCGTTTGGTACTGACGCTGGGGTTTTCCCGCATGGATATAATGCGAAAGAGTTTCAGTATATGGTTGAGGGTGGCATGCCAATGATGGAAGCTATTAAATCTGCTACTATCGTAAATGCCACTGTTCTGGGAATGAAAGAAGAATTAGGTTCGATAGAAAAAGGTAAATTTGCTGATATTGTGGCGGTAGAAGGAGACCCACTTCAGGATGCTAAAGCAATGATGAATGTTGCTTTTGTAATGAAAGATGGTAAAATTTATAAGCAGAAATAA
- a CDS encoding DUF4920 domain-containing protein — translation MKKFITLLAITFIINVSFGQKYDSFGEKIKPSGAITTSDLAKKAAEKGTLNAKVTGVVESVCQVKGCWMKVKMDDGQTMRVTFKDYGFFVPKDITGKTIVFEGNAKTKTTSVEELRHYAEDAGKSKDEIAKITEPKTELAFEANGVLVPKN, via the coding sequence ATGAAAAAATTCATAACACTTCTCGCAATTACTTTTATAATCAATGTTTCTTTCGGTCAAAAATATGATAGCTTCGGCGAAAAAATTAAACCAAGTGGAGCTATAACAACGAGCGATTTAGCAAAAAAAGCAGCTGAAAAAGGCACTTTAAATGCTAAAGTAACTGGGGTAGTTGAATCAGTTTGTCAGGTAAAAGGTTGTTGGATGAAGGTAAAAATGGATGATGGACAAACGATGCGTGTAACTTTTAAAGATTATGGTTTCTTTGTGCCAAAAGATATTACAGGGAAAACAATTGTGTTTGAAGGAAATGCAAAAACAAAAACAACTTCAGTTGAAGAACTTCGCCATTACGCAGAAGATGCAGGCAAAAGCAAGGATGAAATTGCTAAAATTACAGAACCAAAAACTGAATTAGCATTTGAAGCAAATGGTGTTTTAGTACCTAAAAACTAA